One Paraburkholderia kururiensis DNA window includes the following coding sequences:
- a CDS encoding flavoprotein produces MSRPSTRDLSTFEPDSRFAWCVTGSGHMLQESIALAQQLPGVDIFLSAAGEEVLPLYGWTVPKLREHFHRVLRDNSASGVPVGMLYHGEYHTVVIAPATSNTVAKCAFGISDTLPTNMFAQAGKQCIPGIVFACDTEPTVITQSPTEWVELRPRAIELENVERLSRFEYTTVARSLDELKTALDARLATLDLAWNTSSS; encoded by the coding sequence ATGAGTCGCCCGTCCACGCGCGACCTCAGCACGTTCGAGCCGGACTCGCGCTTCGCATGGTGCGTGACCGGCTCGGGCCACATGCTTCAGGAGTCCATCGCGCTCGCGCAGCAGTTGCCGGGCGTGGACATCTTTCTTTCCGCCGCGGGCGAAGAAGTGCTGCCGCTCTACGGCTGGACCGTGCCCAAGCTGCGCGAGCACTTTCACCGCGTGCTGCGCGACAACAGCGCGAGCGGCGTGCCCGTGGGCATGCTCTATCACGGCGAATACCACACGGTGGTCATCGCGCCCGCCACGAGCAACACGGTGGCCAAGTGCGCCTTCGGCATCTCGGACACGCTGCCCACCAACATGTTTGCGCAGGCGGGCAAGCAGTGCATTCCAGGCATCGTCTTTGCATGCGATACCGAACCCACGGTGATCACGCAAAGCCCGACGGAATGGGTCGAATTGCGGCCGCGCGCCATCGAACTCGAGAACGTTGAGCGCCTCTCGCGCTTCGAGTACACCACCGTGGCGCGCTCGCTCGACGAATTGAAGACAGCGCTCGACGCCCGCCTCGCCACGCTCGACCTCGCATGGAACACATCGTCTTCCTGA
- a CDS encoding DUF6513 domain-containing protein — protein sequence MEHIVFLTGRLAEKSLINVLESMTPTPFSWEVREIGLQVAALMTADLIRRRVPAPIAAQRVIVPGRCRGDLDALTQHYGVPVERGPEEVKDLPQFFGRKAQPFDLTRYETEIFAEIVDAPRLDLTGIAARAKDYAAQGADVIDIGCLPETPFPHLEDAVRLLKSQGYRVSVDSMRTEELVRGGRAGADYLMSLNVDTLWVADEVPSTPILVAREPADEASLDAAVEAMTARGRAFLADPILDPIPFGLATSIARYVRLRERHPDVAIMMGIGNVTELTEADTSGINAVLLGMAAELRIAAVLTTSVSLHARRAVREADVARRVMHAARTAQVLPKGIDARLATVHEKRPFPYSPAEIDEIAQGVRDPNFRVQVSTQGIHVYNRDGQRRAVDPFDLYPQLGLETDGGHAFYMGVQLARAQIAWQLGKRFDQDQPLDWGCAVDKPEDDLCVWQAPGSTRKKT from the coding sequence ATGGAACACATCGTCTTCCTGACCGGGCGGCTCGCCGAAAAGAGCCTCATCAACGTGCTGGAAAGCATGACGCCCACACCGTTCAGTTGGGAAGTGCGCGAGATCGGGCTGCAAGTGGCGGCGCTCATGACCGCGGACCTGATTCGCCGCCGCGTACCCGCGCCCATCGCCGCGCAACGCGTGATCGTGCCGGGCCGCTGCCGCGGCGACCTCGATGCGTTGACGCAGCACTACGGCGTGCCCGTGGAACGCGGCCCCGAAGAAGTGAAAGACCTGCCGCAGTTCTTCGGCCGCAAGGCGCAGCCCTTCGACCTCACGCGCTACGAGACCGAGATCTTCGCGGAGATCGTGGATGCGCCGCGCCTCGATCTCACCGGCATCGCCGCGCGCGCGAAGGACTACGCGGCGCAGGGCGCGGACGTCATCGACATCGGCTGCCTGCCCGAAACGCCGTTTCCGCATCTGGAAGACGCGGTGCGGCTGCTCAAGTCGCAGGGTTATCGCGTGAGCGTGGACTCCATGCGCACCGAAGAACTCGTGCGCGGCGGCCGCGCCGGCGCGGACTACCTGATGAGCCTGAACGTCGACACGCTCTGGGTGGCAGACGAAGTGCCCTCCACGCCGATACTCGTGGCACGCGAGCCCGCAGACGAAGCCTCGCTCGACGCCGCCGTCGAAGCGATGACCGCGCGTGGCCGCGCGTTTCTGGCCGATCCGATACTCGACCCCATTCCGTTCGGCCTCGCCACGTCGATTGCGCGCTATGTGCGGCTGCGCGAGCGGCATCCCGACGTGGCGATCATGATGGGCATCGGCAACGTGACGGAACTCACCGAGGCCGACACGAGCGGCATCAACGCGGTGCTGCTCGGCATGGCGGCAGAGTTGCGCATTGCCGCCGTGCTGACTACATCGGTGAGCCTGCACGCGCGCCGCGCCGTGCGCGAAGCCGACGTGGCGCGGCGCGTGATGCACGCGGCCCGCACGGCGCAGGTCTTGCCGAAGGGAATCGACGCGCGACTCGCCACGGTGCACGAAAAGCGCCCTTTTCCCTATAGCCCCGCGGAAATCGACGAGATCGCACAAGGCGTGCGCGACCCAAACTTCCGCGTGCAGGTCAGCACGCAAGGTATCCACGTCTACAACCGCGACGGCCAACGGCGTGCCGTGGACCCGTTCGATCTGTATCCGCAACTGGGCCTCGAAACGGATGGCGGTCACGCGTTCTACATGGGCGTGCAGCTGGCGCGCGCGCAGATTGCCTGGCAGTTGGGCAAGCGCTTCGACCAGGACCAGCCGCTCGACTGGGGCTGCGCAGTAGACAAGCCCGAAGACGATCTATGTGTGTGGCAGGCGCCGGGGAGCACCAGAAAGAAGACGTAA
- the rpe gene encoding ribulose-phosphate 3-epimerase yields the protein MREFLIAPSLLSADFARLADEIRDVTAAGADWIHLDVMDHHYVPNLTVGPLVCAAIRPHTRVPIDVHLMTSPVDPLVTAFAEAGANTISFHPEASHHVHRTIELIKASGARAGLALNPATPLAVLDHVLERLDVVLVMSVNPGFGGQAFIPQTLDKLRSLREKVAVTVERTGRPIAIEVDGGVKASNIAQIAAAGADVFVAGSAVFGVDDYAKAMGELRAALAGVQEGERVGGIANAVLEPAVR from the coding sequence ATGCGCGAATTCCTGATTGCCCCTTCGCTGCTCTCGGCGGACTTTGCGCGTCTGGCCGACGAGATTCGCGACGTCACGGCGGCCGGCGCCGACTGGATTCATCTGGACGTGATGGACCACCACTACGTGCCCAATCTCACCGTCGGTCCGCTCGTGTGCGCGGCCATTCGTCCGCATACGCGCGTGCCCATCGACGTGCATCTCATGACGTCGCCCGTGGACCCGCTCGTCACGGCATTTGCCGAGGCGGGCGCGAACACCATCAGCTTTCATCCGGAGGCTTCGCATCATGTGCACCGGACCATCGAGCTTATCAAGGCGAGCGGGGCGCGCGCGGGGTTGGCGCTCAACCCGGCGACGCCGCTTGCGGTACTCGACCACGTGCTGGAGCGGCTCGACGTGGTGCTCGTCATGTCGGTCAATCCGGGCTTCGGCGGCCAGGCGTTCATCCCGCAAACGCTCGACAAGCTGCGCAGCCTGCGCGAGAAAGTGGCGGTAACGGTGGAGCGTACGGGCCGGCCCATCGCGATCGAAGTGGATGGCGGCGTGAAGGCGTCGAACATCGCGCAGATTGCGGCGGCGGGCGCGGATGTGTTCGTGGCGGGTTCCGCCGTGTTCGGCGTGGACGACTACGCGAAAGCGATGGGCGAACTGCGCGCCGCGCTGGCCGGTGTCCAGGAAGGCGAACGGGTGGGCGGGATAGCGAACGCGGTGCTGGAACCGGCCGTGCGGTGA